From a region of the Octopus sinensis linkage group LG18, ASM634580v1, whole genome shotgun sequence genome:
- the LOC115221650 gene encoding uncharacterized protein LOC115221650 isoform X2: MDLAQLSRNISQRFSISSLITFGFLLVLTITNLRQDSRIGKMEEKSQANRFISKKSLDDKPAPKPGPGSLYTRWGRTTCSPYSKLVYEGVAGGQYYSHTGGGSNLLCLPHDPIWANYTAQVVDGGWIHGTEYQLKPYLFNKLFSFANANALNDHNVPCAVCLTRQPVVVMMLPARTQCYAGWRAEYSGYLMSSHPGHKGRHEYVCVDHAPEADPAGYRDEDGALLYFVQAGCGSLPCPPYVNGRELTCVVCSKH; this comes from the exons ATGGATTTGGCGCAGCTGTCTcggaatatttcgcagcgtttttccatttcttccctcataacttttgggTTTCTACTCGTTCTCACCATAACGAATCTTCGCCAAGATTCAAGAattggaaaaatggaagagaaatcacAAGCA aaccgtttcatctccaagaaatctctcgacgataaacctgcaccaa aGCCCGGTCCCGGATCATTGTATACACGGTGGGGCAGAACAACTTGTTCTCCTTATTCAAAACTTGTATATGAAG GTGTGGCTGGTGGACAATATTATTCCCATACtggtggcggaagtaatctcttatgtctaccccacgatcccatttgggccaattatactgCACAGGTTGTAGATGGAGGTTGGATTCATGGCACTGAATATCAACTAAAACCTTACCTATTtaataaactcttttcttttgctaacgctaATGCACTTAAtgatcacaacgttccgtgcgctgtctgtttgacacgacaacctgttgttgttatgatgttaccagccaggacacagtgttacgctggttggagagctgagtattcaggatatttgatgTCCAGTCATCCCGGGCATAAGGgcagacatgaatatgtgtgtgtggatcatgcaccagaagctgatccagcaggttacagaGACGAAGATGGAGCTTTATTGTATTTCGTTCAGGCTGgttgtggttcattgccatgtccaccgtatgtcaatggtcgagaattaacctgcgttgtgtgcagtaaacattga
- the LOC115221650 gene encoding uncharacterized protein LOC115221650 isoform X1, which yields MDLAQLSRNISQRFSISSLITFGFLLVLTITNLHQNSRIGKMEEKSQANRFISKKSFDKPDATPKPGLGSLYTRWGRTTCSPYSKLVYEGVAGGQYYSHTGGGSNLLCLPHDPIWANYTAQVVDGGWIHGTEYQLKPYLFNKLFSFANANALNDHNVPCAVCLTRQPVVVMMLPARTQCYAGWRAEYSGYLMSSHPGHKGRHEYVCVDHAPEADPAGYRDEDGALLYFVQAGCGSLPCPPYVNGRELTCVVCSKH from the exons ATGGATTTGGCGCAGCTGTCTcggaatatttcgcagcgtttttccatttcttccctcataacttttgggTTTCTACTCGTTCTCACCATAACGAATCTTCACCAAAATTCAAGAattggaaaaatggaagagaaatcacAAGCA aaccgtttcatctccaagaaatctttCGATAAACCTGATGCcacaccaa aacccggtctcggatcattgtatacccga TGGGGCAGAACAACTTGTTCTCCTTATTCAAAACTTGTATATGAAG GTGTGGCTGGTGGACAATATTATTCCCATACtggtggcggaagtaatctcttatgtctaccccacgatcccatttgggccaattatactgCACAGGTTGTAGATGGAGGTTGGATTCATGGCACTGAATATCAACTAAAACCTTACCTATTtaataaactcttttcttttgctaacgctaATGCACTTAAtgatcacaacgttccgtgcgctgtctgtttgacacgacaacctgttgttgttatgatgttaccagccaggacacagtgttacgctggttggagagctgagtattcaggatatttgatgTCCAGTCATCCCGGGCATAAGGgcagacatgaatatgtgtgtgtggatcatgcaccagaagctgatccagcaggttacagaGACGAAGATGGAGCTTTATTGTATTTCGTTCAGGCTGgttgtggttcattgccatgtccaccgtatgtcaatggtcgagaattaacctgcgttgtgtgcagtaaacattga